The Changchengzhania lutea genomic sequence GTTGGATACGTCCATTTTATCACTTATAATGGTATTGAACTCATCTTGACTTTTTGTGTTTAACCGAATCCGATGGCTATCGGGAGAGATGAAATTTGTCCAGATTAGGCACTTTTTGAAAGCCATAGCATCGCTACGGATAAAAAAAGCAACGAAATATGGGTAGATTTCGGCCATTTTTTAGGAAATAGAAAAAGTCAAGATGAGTTCATTGTAATTCTAACAAATAACAGTGAACTGGTTTAAACTTTTTGGATTATAGCGAAAATTAGACATTTTGTGACCAGTTGAAGGCTTTTATTTGTTGCATAGCATCGCTACGGAACTAAAAAAAGGCGAAAAATGGGTGCAAAAGGACCATTTTTTAGTCAATCATAAAAATTTAAACCAGTCACTATAAAAACGCCTTTAGTTTTAATAAAATCTAGGATATAGTTTAAAATATATGACTACAGTAAACGATTTATTAAATCTTTTAGTTTTAGAAAAAACTAATGAGAATGAATTTAATGGTATTAGTAAATCCGTTGGCAGCCCCATAGTGTTTGGAGGCCAGGTTTTAGCGCAAGCTATAAACGCAGCCAGTAGAACGATTACTAACAAACGGGTCCTACATTCAATGCATTCGTATTTTTTAGAAGCTGGCGATTTAGAATGTCCAATTACTTATAACGTGAGTGTGGTGCGAGATGGCGGGAGTTTTTCAGTACGTAGGGTTACAGCGCATCAAAAAGGGAATACCATATTTATACTATCGGCGTCTTTTCATAAGCCAGAGATGGGATATGATCATCAAATTGAAATGAAACCAAATTTAAAGCAACCAGAAGACTTATTAAGTTGGACTGATATGCTCAGGAAATATGGCAATATCATACCAAAAGGACTCAAGGCATTTTTTGAAATAGAACGCCCTGTAGATTTTAAACCAGCTGAGTTTGTAAATCCTTTGGAGAAAAAAAATTTACCACCTTATTATGATGTTTGGTTTAAACTTAAAGGCAACATGACTGATTTAGATTTAGCAACTAAACAACAAATTTTAACCTACGTTTCAGATTATAATATTTTGGTATCTGCCCTTAACCCACATGCCAGTATAGCCCACTGGGGAAACACACAGACCGCAAGTTTAGATCATTCCATGTGGTATTTTAGAGAATTTGATTTCAGTGATTGGCTGCTTTTTTCAATGGAATCTCCAAGTACTTCAAGTGCAAGAGGCTTTGCCAGAGGGAATATTTTTACTAGAGATGGAAAACTAATAGCATCTGTAACACAAGAAGGTTTAATGCGACCGAAAAATTAAGTATGAATAAAATTTTAAAAATTGGACATCGAGGAGCAAAAGGACACATTACTGAAAATACGTTGGAGTCCATTCAAAAAGCTTTAGATTTAGGAGTTGACGGCGTAGAAATAGATGTGCATTTATGCGCCTCTGGAGAATTGGTTGTTTTTCATGACTTTACTTTAGATAGAATGACTAATGGCAGTGGCGAAGTAGCAAAACATACACTCAATGAGTTAAAAAAGGTTAAGGTTAAAGGGAATTATAAAATCCCAACATTATCTCAAGTATTGGCTTTTGTTGATAAAAGATGTCTGATTAATATTGAATTAAAAGGACAAAACACAGCTAAAGAAGCATGCAGGCTAATAAAATTCTACATTGATAAGAAAGGCTTGGGGTATGATGATATTTTAGTATCCAGTTACCAACCAACTTTATTAGAGACCGTATATAATTTGAATAAGAATATCCCATTAGGCGTTCTTACCCATACAAATTTGGAAGAAGCCGTTGCTCTCGCTCAAAAAGTAAAAGCACGTACTATCCACCCAGACCATACCATGTTGAGTAAAGATATTGTAGAGGAGTTGCAGAAGGATTACAAAGTGTTTACTTATACGGTTAACAATTTGAAGCCTATTGCACGTATGAAAGAATATGGGGTAGACGCTATTATTTCCGATTTTCCTAATAGATTATGATCAAAAGGGATGTTATTATTGTTGGCGGAGGAGCGGCAGGTTTTTTTGCAGCCATCAATATAGCAGAACAAAATCCAGAATTGAAAGTTGCTATTCTAGAGCGTGGAAAAGAGGTGCTTGCCAAAGTTAAAGTATCGGGTGGGGGCCGTTGTAATGTGACACACGCCGAATTTGTGCCTTCAGACTTGGTATTGAATTACCCCCGTGGTGAAAAGGAATTACTAGGCCCTTTCCATCAATTTATGACGGGTGATACTATGGAATGGTTTGAAAAACGCGGTGTGACATTAAAGATTGAAGATGATGGGCGAATGTTTCCTGTTTCCAATTCATCACAAACCATTATTGATTGTTTTTTAAATGAAGCCGAAAAGTATAGTGTAGAGATCTTCTACAATCATTCAGTAAAATCACTTAAAAAGATAGATGAATTATTTCAGATTGAAACTTCCCAGGAACATTTTTCATCAGAAAAAACATTAATGGCAACTGGGAGTAATCCAAAAATATGGAAGCTTTTGGAAGCTTTAGGCCACACGGTTTCCCAACCTGTACCATCCTTGTTTACTTTCAATGTAAAAGATGATCGTATTAAAGATATTCCAGGTGTTGTGGCTTTAAATGTTGAGGTAAAAGTTGTAAATACCGATTTATGCAGTGAAGGGCCATTGCTTATTACACATTGGGGATTTAGCGCACCAGCTATATTAAAACTTTCCGCTTTTGGAGCCTTAGATCTGGCAAAACGAGATTATAAATTTCAAATAGAAGTGAATTTTATAAGACAAACCTTTGATGACTGTTTGGAATGTTTAAAAGCATCAAAAAAAGATTTGGCTAAAAAGACGGTATTTAAATCTACACATTTTGAATTACCAAAACGCCTTTGGCATCAATTGGTTTTAGCTTCAGGAATTGACGAGCAAACACGTTGGGCAGATTTAAACAAACAGCAATTAGAAGCATTAACAAGTCAGTTAACCCAAGCCATTTTTAATGTAGATGGTAAAAGTACCTTTAAAGAAGAATTTGTAACTGCTGGCGGGGTAAATCTTAAAGAAATCAATTTTAAAACCTTTGAAAGTAAACGAATTAAGAATCTATATTTTGCAGGGGAAGTATTAAATATCGATGCCGTTACTGGAGGATTTAATTTTCAAAATGCATGGACCGGAGGCTACATTGCAGCAAAGGCTATTTCGAAATAATTTATATGTCAGACTGTTGGATGTCAGTAATATATTTTTTATATATTTGATATATATAATGTATATACTATGGAAAAAACAAAGAAACTCATAGAATTAGACGATAAAGCCATTGCTATTTTAGAAAAACAGGCAAAACTTCAAAAACGATCTTTAAAAAATTATATTGAATTTACTTTAGAAGATATCGCTTTACGATACAGCGAGCCTTCAGAAGCGTATAAAGCGATGATGGATGACATGATTAGAAAAGATGACGAAGGAACTTTAAAAACACATCCTTGGGAAGATATCAAAGCGCAATATGGCAGATAGGCATATTGAATTTTCTGAGGAAGCACGAATTGAATTTTATAAAGCCAAATGCTTTATGGAGTTTACAGGTAAGGAAGATGAATTTTGGGGAGACATTGAGAGACAGTTAAATTTAATTGTTGACTATCCTGAAGCTTTTCAAGTACGCTATAAAAATATTCGTATCATTCCATTCCTTTAGAAAAATTTAATTATTCTATGCACTATCTTATAAAACCGTACGGCGTGTTGGTGTATAGATTTCTTAACCAAAAACAAGGATTTTAATGCAAACCTACATAGCGCTGTTAAGAGGGATAAACGTTAGCGGACATAAAAAAATACCGATGGCCGATTTAAGAACCTTACTCTCAGAATCTGGTCTAAAAAACGTACAGACCTACATTCAAAGTGGCAATCTCATATTTGAATCATCCGAAGAAAACATTCAAAATTTAGAATTGAACATACACGAAGCAATTAAATCGAATTTCGGTTTTGAAGTGCCAGTTTTAGTGAAAACGCCAGGGGAACTTAAAAAAATTTTTGATGACTGCCCTTTTTCAGAAGAAAAAAAACAACACAGTTATTTCTCATTATTATATTCAATCCCAGAAGAAATAGCAGTCCAGGAAATTTCAAAAATGTCACATCCCAACGAAGAATTTATTATAACAGACCGATGTATTTATTTCTATTCCTCAATAGGCTACGGCAGAACAAAGTATAATAATAATTATTTTGAACGAAAACTAAAAACTACAGCGACAGCGAGAAACTACAAGACAATGCTAAAGTTGCTATCTTTGTCAACTGAAATATAACAAATGACAGAACAAGAGTTTATTCCAAATACGTATACCTATACTCTAGAAAATGGATCTTTTAAATGGTCATCACCAAGTAATATAGCGCTTGTTAAATACTGGGGAAAAAAGGAAGATCAAATTCCAGAAAATCCATCTATTAGCTTTACGCTGAATGATTGTAAAACTATTACGACTTTGAGTTTTGTTAAAAGAGAAGTGAGTGATTCCTTTTCTTTTGATGTATTTTTAGAAGGCCAAAGGAAGGATGATTTCAAACCGAAAATTGAAACGTTTTTCAAGCGTATTGAGAACTATTTACCATTTTTGAAAGCGTATCATTTTACAATTGAAACGTCCAATACATTTCCACACAGTTCTGGAATTGCATCCTCTGCATCAGGTATGAGCGCATTGGCCTTATGCCTTATGAGCATTGAAAACGTTCTAAGCGATGAGATTATTACTGATGGATTTTTTATAAAGAAAGCCTCGTTTTTGGCACGCTTAGGTTCTGGTAGTGCCTGCCGCAGTCTAGAAGGAGCGTTAATTGTATGGGGCGAAAATAAAACTATTGAAGAGAGTAGCGACCTATTTGGTGTAAAATTTCCATTTCAAGTTCATCCGGATTTTAGGAATTACCAGGATACCATTTTATTGGTTGATAAAGGCGAGAAGCAAGTGAGTAGTACGGTTGGTCATAGTTTAATGCATAATCATCCCTTTGCCCAAGAACGTTTTAAGCAAGCGCATACCAACCTATCAAAACTAACTGAGATTTTACAAGAAGGAAATCTCGATGAATTTGTTGCATTGGTAGAAAGTGAGGCCCTAACTTTGCACGCTATGATGATGACGAGCATGCCATACTTTATATTAATGAAACCAAACACCGTAGAAATAATCAATAAAATCTGGAGTTTTAGGCAGGAAACCGGTTCAAAAGTTTGTTTTACTTTAGATGCTGGTGCAAATGTACATGTATTGTATCCTGAAAAAGAAACCGACAAAGTGTTGAAATTCATTAAGAATGAATTAGTTGCATATTGCCAAAACGGGCATTATATTTGCGATAAAATTGGTAATGGAGCAAAACAATTGTAACTTTATAACTCTAAATCTAGGTTAAAGAATGAAAGGACCTCTTTTTTATTCAAAAATATTACTCTTTGGTGAATACGGTATCATTAAAGATTCCAAAGGTTTATCTATCCCTTATAATTTTTATAATGGTGCTTTAAAAACGGATGAAAATCCAAGTGAAAGCGCTATGGCTTCGAACGAAAGCTTAAAACGTTTTGTTGATTATTTAGAAAGTATAGATAGGGATTTGGTTGTTTTTGATACACAAAGCCTAAGTGATGATGTTGATAGAGGCATGTATTTTGATTCTTCAATTCCACAAGGCTACGGGGTTGGAAGTAGTGGGGCATTAGTTGCTGCTATTTACGATAAATATGCACAAAATAAGATTACGGTTCTTGAAAACCTGACACGTGAAAAGCTCTTAAAACTGAAAACCATTTTTTCTGAAATGGAGTCTTTCTTTCATGGTAAGTCTTCAGGCTTAGATCCATTAAACAGTTATTTAAGTATTCCCATATTAATCAATTCAAAAGATCATATTGAAGCCACGGGCATACCTTCTCAAAATACAGAAGGTAAAAATGCCGTGTTCTTATTGGATAGCGGAATTATTGGTGAAACAGCACCAATGGTAGGTATTTTTATGGAGAATATGAAACAGGAAGGCTTTCGAAGTATGTTGAAGAACCAATTTATTAAACATACCGATGCCTGTGTTGAAGATTTTCTAAAAGGGGACGTAAAGTCCTTGTTTAAAAACACCAAACGACTTTCGAAAGTGGTGCTAAACCATTTTAAGCCTATGATTCCACATCAATTTCATGATTTATGGAAAAAAGGCATTGAAACAAATGCTTACTATTTAAAGCTTTGTGGCTCTGGTGGCGGTGGTTATATACTTGGTTTTACAGAGAATATTGAAAACGCAAAATTAGCTCTTAAGGATCATAAATTGGAAGTGGTTTACAGCTTCTAAACTTCATTTAATGTCATTCTGTCCCGATAGCTATCGGGATTGTTTTAGGATGTCACCAAATACTTATTCGATGTTATCTAGAAAACAGAAACACATTCTACTTAAATTTTTCAGTTTGTTTTCTGTTGTCCGAGGCTATAATATTCTGGTCATTGTCATTGCGCAGTATTTAGCATCGGTGTATATCATGGCGCACGACAAACCTCTAAAATCCGTTTTATTTGACGCTAACCTTTTTATGTTGGTGCTAGCTTCGGCTGTTACTATTGCTGCTGGTTATATTATTAATAATTTTTATGATTCAGAGAAGGATTTAATCAATAAACCTTATAAGTCCAGATTAGACCGTTTGGTGAGTCAGAACACGAAACTGTCTTTTTACTTTGTTCTTAATTTTATGGCAGTCATCATGGTTAGTTATGTATCCTTCAAAGCTGTTGTTTTTTTTTCTATCTATATTTTTGGAATTTGGTTTTATTCACACCGATTAAAAAAGATGCCCTTTATTGGTAACCTAACATCAGCTGTCTTGACCATCACGCCATTCTTTGCCATTTTTATGTATTATAAAAATTTTGAAACGGTCATTTTTGTACATGCAATTTTTCTGTTTTTAATTATTTCTATGCGGGAACTGACAAAAGATCTAGAAAATATTATAGGGGACTTAGCACAGAATTATAGAACCATTCCAATCGTTTATGGCGAAACGGCTTCAAAGGTTATGCTCACCATATTATCCATTTTAACACTGATCCCAACCTACTTATTACTGTACCGTTTTGAGGTAGGGCACATGTATATTTACTTTTATCTTAGCTTAGGCTTATTGGCCGTGTTTATGATTTTACTTTGGAAATCTAAAACTAAAACAGACTATTTAATACTTCATAATATCCTCAAATTTATCATTGTAGCCGGTGTATTTTGTATTGTATTAATCAATATTGATGTCGTTTTAAATCGGATTTGATAAAATTATCCCGCTATTCTTTTTAAGGGAGATTTTGTTAAATAGGTGCATAAAAGCAAATTAGCTTTCAGTATCTTTGCAAAAAATTTAAGCAATGAGTAATCAGAAAGGTGGACAACGAAAAGGAAAGACTCCGGTTAGTGACTCTAAAAAGGACTATAAGAAAAGTTTTGTAAAAGGGAATACGCCGTTTAAAAAAAGTGATTCTGCACCAAAAAAAGCATCACAACGGCAAAAACCTTCTAATCCAGATGAGATTCGACTAAATAAATATGTTGCCAATTCAGGCATGTGCTCGCGTCGTGAGGCCGATGTGCATATTGCGACCGGATTAGTTTCTGTAAATGGGAAAGTGATTACAGAGATGGGCTACAAAGTGAAATTGGATGACGAAGTGCGTTATGATGGCGCAAGAATAAACCCAGAGAAAAAAGCTTACGTATTGCTTAACAAACCTAAAGGATTTGCTACAACCACAAGTGAGGGCAAAGGCAGAACCGTAATGGATTTGGTTGCGAATGCTACAAGTTCGAGGATAAAACCTATTGGACGGTTGGGCAGAAACTCTAAAGGTTTATTATTGTTTACCAATGATGATGTTATAGCAGATAAATTCACAAACTCGAAACATGGTGTAGCACGCTTATTTCATATTGAATTAGATAAAAATTTAAAACTTGAAGATTTAAAAAAGATTCAGACAGGTTTTAAAATTGATGGAAAGCTCATAGCAGTCGAAGAGATTAGTTATATTGATGGTGCTTCAAAAAAAGAAATAGGTTTGAAGATAAAGAACACAGGCAATACTATTATCCGATCTATTTTTGATTATTTAAAATATGAGATTATTGGTTTAGACTGTGTGGCCATTGGACATCTTACCAAAAAAGACATCCCTCGTGGTAGTTGGAAACATTTAACAGAACAAGAGTTGAATACGCTGAAGATGCTTTAGTATTTAAATTTATTGCAACAAATTAAAATCTTTATTAAAAATGTTTCATTTTTCTATCTCTCTTTTAATACAAAAGCTTCTAAAGACTCTGGTTAAAATGCTGTAAAACAGTAGAAAACTTTTTTTATACGTTATTTGTGTAGAATAATCATAAATAAGTATATTTAACTTGTGAAACTTTTTTAGCAGAAAATGAAAAAAAGAAATGATAATTTAAAACGCGTTATCGTTGATTTTAAAAAATTAACCCCAGAAATCTTAACGTTGTTAGTTGAAAAATATCCCGATGGGTATGACGACGACCACATAATTTCATTTAAAAATATACATAATGAAATTATAGAAGCGGTTGAGGTAAGAACGGACGACTATATCTATTTGGTAAAAGTAGGGGTGCGCTTAGTGAAAGCTATGGAAGATTTTGGAGATGATGATGATGATGATATTTTGGATGATTCTGTGAATAAGGAAACTCCCGAAGTTGAACTTGAGGATATTGAAGCCGAAGAAGAAGATTAAAATTAGTATACATGGGAATTGCAACATTTCAGAAGTACAAAAACGGATACTATACGTTTTTATTTGATGATGGTACCGAAGTAGATTTTGAGGAAATAAGCCCAAAAGCTTTGTACAAATATAAATTGAACACCGACAATTCATTTGTCGATAAGGATTTTAAACTCACATTCTCCGAGGTGATAAGTAAAATTACAGACGATACTATTTACAGAATAGATAGTTTGCTATTACTTTAGTTTTTTGTCTTTACAAAATAAATCTCCTTTGTTTTTAAAAAAGATTTCCCAGAAAAATACCCCGTACACAATAACATATTCTATTAGTATAATGTAAAGATTTTCGGAATTATCAGTGTTACTATAAGTTAGATAGCTTAAAATGATAACAAAACTCCAAACCAATGGAAACTTATACCTTGTGAATACAGATAATATTAAAAGCGTTGCTATATACCAAGGATGCACTGTGGTTGCCGTAAAATAATAAAACGTAAGCACCAATAACATGCCTGAAATCAGGGCTTTTAAGGTTGTGTTTTTCCTAAAAAAACTTAGTGTTAAAATAAAGATAACAGCCAATAATGACATTATTTCACCAATGATAGCTATTTCATTATACCCTCTAAAAAGATATCCTATTTCTCTGGCAACGTAGTATAAACTGGCGTTAAACTCAAAGTTAGTAAACCATAAACCAACCGTTTCGGTGTAGTTATTTATAAACGCAGAGGAATAAAACGGTGCAAATAGGAAGATCGTGGTTAGACCAACTATAATATAAAAACCAACTAATTTAGCTATTCGATGCATGAGGTCATGGCGAGGAGTAAGCGACAAAGCCAGCCCATCTTTTTTAGCAGATGGCTTTGTTTTAGTCGCAATGCCATTCTGTTTTGTAAACCATTGAAAAAACAAAGGCAAAAATATTAAGGGAATCAATTTAACTGAAATTGACAGCGTCAAAACCACAGCGGCCCATTGCCATTTTCCACGATGTAATAAATAGAAACTCCAAACCAAAAAGAAGATCATAACCCCTTCGAAATGGAGGTTTCCAGTTAATTCAATAATTATAAACGGATTTAGAATGAACCAAAATATATTGTGAACGGGTATGTTTAAACGCTCTAATAATTTTTTTCCGAAGTAAAGGATTCCAAAATCGGCAGCGATAATAATCATACGCATCACCACCACAGAACCTAATATACTTTTACTGGCAAACAGGGCAGCAATAGTAAAACAAAGCTGATTTATGGGTGGGTAATTGGTGAAATGGCTGCCGTTTAATGCGCCCATGCCTGCGTATAATTCTTGGGTCTGAGCCACTGGAAATTCACCAGAATTTATAAACGATTCCACCGTAAATAAATAAGGGTTAAAGCCTTCGAGAATCATACGGCCATCCCAAATAAAGCGGTAAAAGTCCTGCGAGAGATTGGGGATAGCCAAAATAAAAACAGCTCTAAAAATAAAAGCCACCCAAATTAACAACTGATAATGGGTTTTTAATAAGGTCACCAATTTATAAAACAAATAGAAAAGTGCCGTATATAAGGTGATGAGTTTGAAATAATCAGTGCGAACCAAATCATACCCAAATGAGATATAGAACAAGACGCTTGCCAATATTATAAATAGGGGTGTTCTATATAATTTTAAAAGCGATGGGTTGAGCCGCATGGTTCAAATATAGTTTTTATTTGTTGTAGCTTTTTAAAGCTAAAGTACTCTTAATGTCGAACAAACTTGTCTCTGAATTATTGATTGTAGTGGCACGCTTTT encodes the following:
- a CDS encoding DUF1697 domain-containing protein, which encodes MQTYIALLRGINVSGHKKIPMADLRTLLSESGLKNVQTYIQSGNLIFESSEENIQNLELNIHEAIKSNFGFEVPVLVKTPGELKKIFDDCPFSEEKKQHSYFSLLYSIPEEIAVQEISKMSHPNEEFIITDRCIYFYSSIGYGRTKYNNNYFERKLKTTATARNYKTMLKLLSLSTEI
- a CDS encoding acyl-CoA thioesterase, which codes for MTTVNDLLNLLVLEKTNENEFNGISKSVGSPIVFGGQVLAQAINAASRTITNKRVLHSMHSYFLEAGDLECPITYNVSVVRDGGSFSVRRVTAHQKGNTIFILSASFHKPEMGYDHQIEMKPNLKQPEDLLSWTDMLRKYGNIIPKGLKAFFEIERPVDFKPAEFVNPLEKKNLPPYYDVWFKLKGNMTDLDLATKQQILTYVSDYNILVSALNPHASIAHWGNTQTASLDHSMWYFREFDFSDWLLFSMESPSTSSARGFARGNIFTRDGKLIASVTQEGLMRPKN
- a CDS encoding geranylgeranylglycerol-phosphate geranylgeranyltransferase, which encodes MLSRKQKHILLKFFSLFSVVRGYNILVIVIAQYLASVYIMAHDKPLKSVLFDANLFMLVLASAVTIAAGYIINNFYDSEKDLINKPYKSRLDRLVSQNTKLSFYFVLNFMAVIMVSYVSFKAVVFFSIYIFGIWFYSHRLKKMPFIGNLTSAVLTITPFFAIFMYYKNFETVIFVHAIFLFLIISMRELTKDLENIIGDLAQNYRTIPIVYGETASKVMLTILSILTLIPTYLLLYRFEVGHMYIYFYLSLGLLAVFMILLWKSKTKTDYLILHNILKFIIVAGVFCIVLINIDVVLNRI
- a CDS encoding pseudouridine synthase, with translation MSNQKGGQRKGKTPVSDSKKDYKKSFVKGNTPFKKSDSAPKKASQRQKPSNPDEIRLNKYVANSGMCSRREADVHIATGLVSVNGKVITEMGYKVKLDDEVRYDGARINPEKKAYVLLNKPKGFATTTSEGKGRTVMDLVANATSSRIKPIGRLGRNSKGLLLFTNDDVIADKFTNSKHGVARLFHIELDKNLKLEDLKKIQTGFKIDGKLIAVEEISYIDGASKKEIGLKIKNTGNTIIRSIFDYLKYEIIGLDCVAIGHLTKKDIPRGSWKHLTEQELNTLKML
- a CDS encoding glycerophosphodiester phosphodiesterase, with the translated sequence MNKILKIGHRGAKGHITENTLESIQKALDLGVDGVEIDVHLCASGELVVFHDFTLDRMTNGSGEVAKHTLNELKKVKVKGNYKIPTLSQVLAFVDKRCLINIELKGQNTAKEACRLIKFYIDKKGLGYDDILVSSYQPTLLETVYNLNKNIPLGVLTHTNLEEAVALAQKVKARTIHPDHTMLSKDIVEELQKDYKVFTYTVNNLKPIARMKEYGVDAIISDFPNRL
- a CDS encoding mannosyltransferase, which gives rise to MRLNPSLLKLYRTPLFIILASVLFYISFGYDLVRTDYFKLITLYTALFYLFYKLVTLLKTHYQLLIWVAFIFRAVFILAIPNLSQDFYRFIWDGRMILEGFNPYLFTVESFINSGEFPVAQTQELYAGMGALNGSHFTNYPPINQLCFTIAALFASKSILGSVVVMRMIIIAADFGILYFGKKLLERLNIPVHNIFWFILNPFIIIELTGNLHFEGVMIFFLVWSFYLLHRGKWQWAAVVLTLSISVKLIPLIFLPLFFQWFTKQNGIATKTKPSAKKDGLALSLTPRHDLMHRIAKLVGFYIIVGLTTIFLFAPFYSSAFINNYTETVGLWFTNFEFNASLYYVAREIGYLFRGYNEIAIIGEIMSLLAVIFILTLSFFRKNTTLKALISGMLLVLTFYYFTATTVHPWYIATLLILSVFTRYKFPLVWSFVIILSYLTYSNTDNSENLYIILIEYVIVYGVFFWEIFFKNKGDLFCKDKKLK
- a CDS encoding diphosphomevalonate/mevalonate 3,5-bisphosphate decarboxylase family protein, coding for MTEQEFIPNTYTYTLENGSFKWSSPSNIALVKYWGKKEDQIPENPSISFTLNDCKTITTLSFVKREVSDSFSFDVFLEGQRKDDFKPKIETFFKRIENYLPFLKAYHFTIETSNTFPHSSGIASSASGMSALALCLMSIENVLSDEIITDGFFIKKASFLARLGSGSACRSLEGALIVWGENKTIEESSDLFGVKFPFQVHPDFRNYQDTILLVDKGEKQVSSTVGHSLMHNHPFAQERFKQAHTNLSKLTEILQEGNLDEFVALVESEALTLHAMMMTSMPYFILMKPNTVEIINKIWSFRQETGSKVCFTLDAGANVHVLYPEKETDKVLKFIKNELVAYCQNGHYICDKIGNGAKQL
- a CDS encoding mevalonate kinase family protein, with protein sequence MKGPLFYSKILLFGEYGIIKDSKGLSIPYNFYNGALKTDENPSESAMASNESLKRFVDYLESIDRDLVVFDTQSLSDDVDRGMYFDSSIPQGYGVGSSGALVAAIYDKYAQNKITVLENLTREKLLKLKTIFSEMESFFHGKSSGLDPLNSYLSIPILINSKDHIEATGIPSQNTEGKNAVFLLDSGIIGETAPMVGIFMENMKQEGFRSMLKNQFIKHTDACVEDFLKGDVKSLFKNTKRLSKVVLNHFKPMIPHQFHDLWKKGIETNAYYLKLCGSGGGGYILGFTENIENAKLALKDHKLEVVYSF
- a CDS encoding BaiN/RdsA family NAD(P)/FAD-dependent oxidoreductase, producing MIKRDVIIVGGGAAGFFAAINIAEQNPELKVAILERGKEVLAKVKVSGGGRCNVTHAEFVPSDLVLNYPRGEKELLGPFHQFMTGDTMEWFEKRGVTLKIEDDGRMFPVSNSSQTIIDCFLNEAEKYSVEIFYNHSVKSLKKIDELFQIETSQEHFSSEKTLMATGSNPKIWKLLEALGHTVSQPVPSLFTFNVKDDRIKDIPGVVALNVEVKVVNTDLCSEGPLLITHWGFSAPAILKLSAFGALDLAKRDYKFQIEVNFIRQTFDDCLECLKASKKDLAKKTVFKSTHFELPKRLWHQLVLASGIDEQTRWADLNKQQLEALTSQLTQAIFNVDGKSTFKEEFVTAGGVNLKEINFKTFESKRIKNLYFAGEVLNIDAVTGGFNFQNAWTGGYIAAKAISK